The window ATGGAAGTAAAAACTAAAAATATAAGTATGTAAATACTTGTGCCTGACACCTAACGCAGTAATACGTTAAAGCGCAAGCAGGTGCCTGACCCCCAGTACGTTAACACGTTAACGTACCGGGGGTCAGGCACCATTTTTTCATTCTGCATGAAAAATTTTTCCTTGTTCATACTAACACTATTATGTTTGAAGGGAGAAATCAGGATGGATCATAACTTTAAACAATCAGATGAGGGTGTACAGGAAGATCAGGATCAACAAAAAGATGAGAAAACCTCTGGCCTATTAGAAAAAATACAGCAACTCGGAGCAACCAACGTACCACAATTATCGGTAGACTCAACGATACATTGTCTTACCATTATTGGCCAAATTGAAGGGCATATCCAGCTGCCGCCCCAAAACAAGACGACCAAATATGAGCATCTCATCCCGCAAATAGTAGCGATTGAACAAAACCCAAAAATCGAGGGATTACTTGTAATCTTGAATACAGTTGGTGGTGATGTAGAGGCCGGACTGGCCATCTCCGAAATGCTAGCTTCCTTATCAAAGCCAACAGTTTCAATTGTGCTAGGTGGAGGTCATTCAATTGGCGTTCCAATCGCTGTTTCCTGTGATTATTCCTTTATCGCTGAAACGGCAACCATGACCATTCACCCTATTCGATTAACAGGAATGGTGATTGGCGTCCCTGCAACATTTGAATACCTAGATAAAATGCAAGAACGTGTGGTGAGTTTCGTTAAGAAACATTCGAAAATACCTGAGGAAACCTTTAAGGATTTAATGTTTGCAAAGGGAAATCTAACGAGGGATATCGGAACCAACGTAATTGGATCAGATGCAGTCAAATATGGTTTAATCGATGGTGTCGGTGGAATTGGTCTAGCAATGCAAAAGCTGAACGAATTAATTGAATTAAAAAAACAGGGGAATGAAGGGATTATCCAATGATTTTATATACGATGATGCCACATGAGTTAATTTTTCCTGTTCAGGAACAGGATTACGAACAAACTGAGTTGGTCTCTTATCAGGGTGTCCCGTTACTAGTTGAGAAAACAGAGGACCGTGGTTATCGAGTCATTCGGGTGGTAAGTACCGATCCCCAACATTATTTAAATGATCAATTCTGCCCCGGAACAAAAATTTCATTTTGAATCACCTATGCTACAACAGAGTAGGCAAGCATATGGTATAATAAGGTTTAACATGAAAGAGCAGCCGTCACAAGGGCTGCTTTATTTTTCATACCAAGGAAATCCATACATAATAGCAGAACAAATAAAAATCATCAGGTGATAAAATGGTCAAGAAAAAAAGAAGATCTACTAGAAGGAAAGCAAATTTAAAAAATACATTGAAATATGAAGTAATTGGACTTATTTTGATTGCTCTATCAGTAATTGCCCTCGCCAATTTAGGAGCTGCCGGTAAAGCTATTGTCCTATTTTTTCGGTTTTTTATGGGTGAGTGGTATATCCTCAGCCTGATCTTCCTAATTATACTGAGTATTTATCTCATGTGGAAGCGAGTATGGCCCAACTTCTTTCATTCAAAAATGATTGGAGTCTACCTTATTACAGGATCACTATTACTCTTAAGCCATATTACATTATTCGAACTTCTTTCAAATGGTGGAAATTTTAAAGATCCAAGTGTCATAAAAAACACATGGGAGTTATACAAGCTTGAGGTAAGTGGAAAAACGAGTACTACCGATCTTGGTGGAGGTATGATTGGCGCCATTCTTTTTGCCCTATTCAACTTCCTTTTTGCAGAAGCGGGTACAAAGATTGTGGCCTTTGTGTTAATTATCATTGGGATTACACTAATAACAGGGAAACCGCTTGGAGCAGCACTTGGGAAAATGTTTGCAAAAATATGGACGTTTATAAAGGGACAATGGGGAGCCTTCCTTGGTGATATGAAAGACTGGGGCGAAACTCGAAAGCAAAAACAAGCAATGAAACAGCAAAAACGAGAAGAAGAAAGAATTGCCAAGGAACAGGAACGGGCCAACGAGGATGTGGTGGTTCCGATTTCACCGTTACCTATCAATGAAATAGAGCCACTCCCGACACCGGAACCGATCATTTCTAGCTTTGCAGAACGGGCTTATCCGATTACAGAGGATAGTAAACAGTCTAAAAAAGGTTTAGCAAAGGCAAAAGAGCCCGAAGAAAGTGAAGAATCAGTTCCTCCAATCACCTTTACAGAGGTTGAAAATGCATCATATGAGCTACCGCCAATTACACTATTGAGTTTTCCGCGTCAAACGGATCAAAGTGGTGAATACGAATTAATCCATGCTAATGCTGCTAAATTGGAACGAACCTTTCAAAGTTTTGGCGTTAAAGCACGTGTCACACAGGTACATCTTGGACCAGCTGTCACAAAATATGAAGTTCATCCAGATGTAGGTGTTAAGGTTAGTAAGATAGTTAGCCTTAGTGATGATATAGCTTTAGCTTTGGCGGCAAAGGGTATCCGAATTGAAGCACCTATTCCTGGGAAATCAGCAATAGGAATAGAGGTACCTAACTCTGAAGTAGCGATCGTTTCGCTTAGAGAGGTATTAGAATCTAAGCAAAATGGGAAACCCGATGCACCATTGTTAATTGGTCTTGGTCGAGATATTACCGGTGAGGCAGTAATGGCAGAATTAAATAAAATGCCTCATCTTCTTGTTGCTGGTGCGACGGGCAGCGGAAAAAGCGTATGTATAAATGGAATTATTACGAGTATCTTAATGCGTGCAAAACCGCATGAAGTCAAAATGATGATGATCGATCCAAAAATGGTTGAATTAAATGTTTATAACGGGATTCCACACTTGTTAGCACCCGTTGTAACAGATGCAAAAAAAGCATCGCAGGCTCTCAAAAAAGTAGTTAGTGAAATGGAACGTCGTTATGAATTATTCTCCCATACAGGGACTAGAAATATTGAAGGATACAACGATCATGTCAAAAGATCGAATGCAGAAGAAGAGGCAAAACAACCGCTATTACCATTTATTGTGGTCATTGTTGATGAGCTTGCTGATTTAATGATGGTTGCCTCATCAGATGTAGAGGATTCCATTACACGACTTGCACAAATGGCACGGGCAGCAGGTATCCACCTGATTATTGCCACTCAGCGTCCGTCTGTGGATGTTATTACAGGGGTCATTAAGGCAAATATTCCTTCTCGGATTGCTTTTGCTGTATCTTCAAGTACGGATTCTCGGACGATTCTAGACATGGGGGGCGCTGAAAAACTTCTTGGCAGAGGGGATATGTTGTACTTGCCAGTTGGTGCATCAAAACCTGTTCGAGTCCAAGGGGCTTTCCTATCAGACGATGAAGTCGAGGAAATCGTAGATTTTGTCATAACTCAACAAAAAGCGCAATATCAAGAAGAAATGATTCCTGATGAAAATCCATCTAATTACTCTAAAGTTGAGGATGATTTGTATGAAGAAGCTGTAGATCTCATCATTGAAATGCAGACAGCTTCAGTTTCGATGCTACAACGAAGATTTAGAATTGGTTATACCAGAGCAGCTAGATTGATTGACGAAATGGAATTAAGAGGGGTCGTCGGTGCTTATGAAGGAAGTAAGCCACGAACAGTTCTTATTGGGAAAATAAACGAAGAAACTACAAGAGATGCTTAAACTAGTATAAAAACAAAGAAGCTTGTTTCGTGAGATTTTTCAGGGGGCAAGCTTTTATTATCCTGTTGGCTGGACTCCCACTTTTTGGGGTTAAAATGTGTCATACTATTAAGAGCGTTTACATTTATTTTCATTTTCGAAGTATCTAATGTTTTCAACATAAATAATAATGTTATTTATTCTACTTTTTTTATTTGCGTAATATAGGAAATATAAGCGAAATTCGAAAGAAAATGACTGATTTTGTCAAGCTTAAAACAGGGCTAATACTAAAGTTTTTGTCTTTTTTTTCAAAAAATGAATAGGCTATTTATTTATACCAGAAAAGTGTGTTATAGTATTTTCGATTAGTAGGAATGATTGAACATCAGATGTCTGATGTCTGAAAGAAAAATGGTTGGAGGCGCCTGCAAAATGTCAATTAAATCAGATAATCGGCACTTGTATTTACAAGTTATCGATCGGTTAAAGCGGGATATTGAAAATGGGGTTTTTAAGGAAAAAGAAAAACTTCCATCAGAATTTGATCTTGCTAAACAGCTTGGAGTAAGTCGGGCAACTTTGCGGGAAGCCTTGAGAATTTTAGAAGAAGATAATGTCATTACCCGTAGACATGGTGTTGGTACATTCGTTAATACAAAGCCAGTGTTCACATCTGGAATAGAACAACTGAATAGTGTAACGAATATGATCATTCATGCAGGAATGAAGCCTGGAACCATTTTTTTGAAGTCAGAGACAAAAGGTGCCACTGAAGAGGACATTCGTCGATTCACATGTTCAAAGGATGATAATTTTGTGGTGAGTGAGCGAGTACGAACTGCCAATGGTAAACCGGTAGTCTATTGTATCGACAAGCTTCCAGAAAATATTTTACCCGAATCCTATTCTCATGGAGAGGAATCACTATTTACCACTCTTGAGTCGGTATCAAATCGGAAAATTACATATGCAGTGGCCCATATCGAGCCACTCGGTTTTCATGAAAAAATATCACCGATCCTTGAATGTGAACCCGAAACAGCATTACTAGTGTTAAAACAAATGCATTTCGACGAATCTGATGAACCCGTTCTATATTCAGTGAATTATTTTAAAGCAGATAAGTTTGAATTTCATGTCCTAAGGAAACGAATTTAATCTCCGAAGGATGGAAAAACTAAATTTATTACATGTTTTAAAGCATTCTTATTAAATCCAACAATTTTAGGGGGTACGAAATTGAAAAAGAGAAAATTTGGTTTAGCCCTGTCCCTAGTACTAGCTGCAGGAACTCTTTTAGGCGCTTGTAGTGGCGGTGACAAAGATACTGGTGATAAAGATAAAAAAGTTGACCTTAAAGTAGGTATGGTAACAGATTCCGGTACGATAGATGACAAATCATTTAATGAAGGTACTTGGGAAGGGATTCTTCAAGCAAAAGATGACCTTGGGGTTCAAGCTAAATACCTAAAACCAGCTGGTCAAACAGAAGCAGAATACTTAAAAGAAATTGGAAACTTATATGATGCGGGCTACAAGTTTATTGTAACGCCAGGATATAAGTTTGAAACAGCAATATTTAAAGCTCAAGATAAATACAAAGATGCAAAATTTGTTATTATTGATGGTAATCCACATAAAGGTGACTATAAACCAGTTGTTAAAGATAACACAGTTGCTGTTTTCTTCGCAGAGCATGAATCAGGATTTCTTGCTGGGGTTGCTGCCGCTCTTGAAGTAAAAGAAGGAGATGCAGGCTTCATCGGTGGTATGGAAATTCCTGCTGTACAAAAGTTTAACTGGGGATTCCAACAAGGTGTAAAATACGCAAATGATAATTTAGGAACCAAGGTTACGTTAAAAGCTGAGAATGTACTTTATCAAGGTTCTTTTGACAATGTAGCAGCTGGTGGACAACTTTCAGCTCAAATGTTTGACCGTGGTGTAGATGTAATCTTCACTGCAGCAGGTGGAGTTGGAGTTGGGGCCATTAAAGAAGCAAAAACACGCGCAGGTGCAGGAGAAAAGGTTTGGATTGTTGGTGTAGACTCTGACCAATATGCTGACGGTATTTATAAAGGTGATAAATCTGTCATTTTAACTTCTGCAATGAAGAAAGTTAATAAAGTTTCTTATGATATGGTTAAACAACAATTAGATGGAAAGTTCCCTGGTGGAAAAATTTTAACATTTGATGCGAAAAATGATGGTATTGGTTTGCCTGAAAAAAATCCTAACTTGAGCAGTGATACTGTTGCAAAAGTTAAAGATGTTTTCAGTAAGATTAAAAATGGTGAAATCAAAGTCTCCGCAGAACAAGGAAGCTTATTGAAATAACAAGAATGCAAATAGAGACGGTTACTCCCGTCTCTTTTGTATATTACTATGGAGAGAGTTTAGTCTGTATTGCAATTTTAATAAAGGTAATACCAAGCTATGCTACAGATTCCTGTGTAGTGATAGGGGACTCCCTATTCAGTAAGAGTCTAATTAAAAAGGTGAGTGCTACTATGAGTTATGTTGTAGAAATGCTGAATATACGGAAGGAATTTCCGGGTATTGTTGCAAATGATAATATTACCCTATCATTAAAAAAAGGGGAAATTCATGCTCTTTTAGGGGAAAATGGGGCTGGGAAATCAACCTTAATGGGTGTATTGTTTGGACTGTATCAACCCGAAAAGGGTGTAGTCAAAGTTAATGAACAGGAAGTACGAATTACCAACCCGAATGTAGCCAAACGGCTTGGTATTGGGATGGTTCACCAACATTTTAAACTGGTAGATAATTTTACTGTAACTGAAAATATTATTTTAGGTAGTGAACCTTTAAAAGGAATATCGCTTGATATAAATAAGGCGGCAAAAAGGATTCAAGAATTATCAAAGCATTATGGGTTAAATGTTGATCCTTTTGCAAAGATTGAAGATATATCTGTCGGTATGCAACAAAGAGTAGAAATTATGAAAATGTTATATCGTGAAGCTGAGGTACTCATATTTGATGAGCCTACAGCAGTTTTAACACCGAATGAAATAGACGAATTAATGAAAATTATGCGCAATCTTATTAATGAGGGTAAATCAATTATTATCATTACTCATAAATTGAAAGAAATTAAAGCTGTCGCAGATCGTTGTACAGTAATCAGACGTGGAAAATCGATTGGAACAGTGAATGTAGCGGAAGCTAGTGAAGAAAGCTTGGCAGAGATGATGGTGGGTCGCCATGTTTCTTTTAAAGTGGATAAGAAAGAAAGTACACCTGGAAACATCGTACTTAAAATAGATTCTCTTTCTGTTAAGAATAACAGAAAGGTGATGGGGTTGAAAAATTTCTCTTTAGAAGTGAAAGAGGGAGAAATTGTTGGGATTGCAGGCGTTGAAGGCAACGGACAATCTGAATTGGTAGAAGCGATAACAGGCTTAAGGAAGGCTGAATCAGGGCATATTTTATTAAATGGGGATGAAATTGTAGATATTCCCATTCATCAAAGAATTGAAAAAGGGGTTGGTCATATCCCTGAAGACCGTCAAAAAAGAGGATTAGTCTTAGATTATACATTAGAATCGAATATGGTTTTAGAAGTTTATAATAAACCCCCCTTTGCAAAATATGGACTATTAAATGTTGCAGCAATCCGGAAATATGCTAAAAAAATATTAGATAATTTTGATGTTCGTTCAGGTGAAGGTCCATCCTCCATTGCTAGAACGCTATCTGGGGGAAATCAGCAGAAGGCGATCATCGGAAGAGAAATTGAATTAAATCCGAAGTTGTTAATCGCTGTTCAGCCTACGCGGGGTTTGGATGTTGGATCGATTGAATATATCCATAAAAGATTAATTGAGCATCGAGATAATGGTAACGCTGTTCTATTAATTTCACTTGAACTAGATGAGGTTTTACAACTTTCAGATCGGATTGCCATCGTTAATAATGGAGAACTGATTGGAACTGTAAATTCTTCGGAAACAAATGAGAATGAAGTAGGACTCATGATGGCTGGCGTTAGTAAGGAGAGAAATATATGAGAAACACCATCGTATCAATTATAGCCATTATTCTGGGACTTATAGCTGGCGGTATATTAATGCTTTTTATCGGTAGTAATCCTGTTGAAGGTTATACTTTTTTGATTCAAGGAGCTCTTAAAAATATTGCGCGATTTGGGGATACTTTGGCTACTGCAACGCCATTAATATTTACAGGCTTATCTGTAGCTTTCGCCTTTCGGACAGGACTGTTTAATATTGGTGGGTCGGGTCAAATGTTAATTGGTGGTCTTTTTGCCTCCGCATTAGGATTAACTCTTGATATATCAAGACCGTTATTGTTGATTTTAATGGTTCTAGCAGGATTGTTAGGTGGGGCTTTATGGGCGTTTATTCCCGGTTTGCTCAAGGCGAAGTTCAATGTTCATGAAGTCGTATCAACCATCATGATGAACTGGATTGCCTACTGGACCATTTATTATGTGGTTCCAAGCTATTTTAAAGGTGAATTTGAAACTGAATCAATGAAACTTCCTGATGCAGCAACATTGAGAGTTCCGTTTTTAACGGATATGTTTGAAGGGTCCTACATAAATTTAGGATTATTCCTCGCTGTTATTGCTGTCATCATTATTGCATTTATCATAAATAAAACGACATTAGGTTTTGAACTTAAAGCGGTTGGCTTCAATCGACATTCTGCCGAGTATGCAGGTATGAATGTGAATCGTAATATTATCTTATCAATGGTCATATCAGGTGCGCTTGCAGGGTTAGGCGGTGTTGCATTGTATGCTGGGAATGCGTCTAGCATCCAAATTGGTATTCTACCATCCCAAGGTTATGATGGAATTGCAGTAGCATTATTGGGTGCAAACTCTCCACTAGGAACTTTTTTTGCCGCTATACTCTTTGGTATTCTTTATTCGGGAACAGGCTTTATGAATGCAATGACAGAAATTCCACCTGAGCTTGCTAACACGATTATTGCCATTATCATTTATTTTGCGGCAACAAGTGTCCTCATTGAGCGATTGATTAATAAATTTTGGAAACGGAGTTCAAAGAAGAAAAAACATACTGTGCCCGATATAAAGGAGGGGGGGTTATAAAATGTGGACAATCATCCAGCAAATATTTCCCTATGCGATCATTTTTACAGTACCTCTTCTCATCACGGCACTTGGTGGTCTCTTTAGTGAACGAAGTGGTATTGTTAATATAGGATTAGAAGGTTTAATGGTTATTGGTGCCTTTGCTAGTTCACTTACGGTTTACTATCTTCAAGATACCTGGCCAAATAGCTCATCTGTACTATGGATTGGGTTACTGGCAGCAATGGTAGCGGGAGTTCTGTTTTCTTTATTACACGCTTTTGCGAGTATTAACCTAAGTGCGGACCAGGTTATTAGCGGTACAGCGATAAACTTGATTGCTTCTGCCTTAACGATATTTTTAGCAAGAAATATTACAGGTAGTGGAAATATCCCTATTACAAATGGGTTTTCACCAATGAATATCCCATTTTTATCAAAGATCCCTGTTCTTGGTAATTTGTTTTTTACTAAGACATATCCAACCACCTGGGTTATTTTATTGATTCTGTTCTTAAGTTCATTTATCTTGTATAAAACAAAATTTGGCCTTCGACTAAGATCATGCGGTGAGTATCCACAAGCTGCTGAAGCTGCGGGTGTGAACGTTAGATTTATTCGCTATTGTGGAGTATTAATATCTGGAGCATTTGCCGGCTTAGGTGGTGCCTTAATCATTTTAACGTATGCAGGTGAATTTACAGGGACCGTATCAGGATTAGGATTCTTAGCACTTGCCTCATTAATTTTTGGCCAATGGCGGCCATTTGGGGTGTTGGGAGCTACATTCTTTTTCGGGTTTGCAAGTACGATTGCTAACGTTTCCCAGGTAATACCTGAACTGGCGGTAATTCCGCCAATCATTTTAAAGACATTTCCATATGTTGTGACCTTAATTGCTTTAGTTATTTTCTCTAAATCATCACAAGCTCCTAAAGCAGCGGGAGAACCATTCGATTCAAGTAAACGATAATGACAAACAATAAAGAATAAAACGAGGTCTGTCTCCCAGTAAAGAATGGGGAGATAGACCTTTTTGATTGTCTGTTTTCTAAAGGATTGTTGTTTTTGAACAAGTTTTGAATGTATATCTTTAAAAATAAAACTGATTGGAGCGGAAGGTGCTCGACTCCTACGGGAGCAGCGGGACAGGTGAGACCCCGCAGGAGTCGAGCCGAGGAGGCTCACCGCCCGCCCCGCGGTTTGCTGAGCACCTGGAGCGGAAATCAGCCCCTCCTCTCATAAGTAAATAGCAACAAAGTTTACGAAAACAGCTTTTCGATTTGATGTAAAAGTTTGTAATTAGATCCTTTTCAAAGGTATAGTTAAAGAATAGCGACACCCGATTTGGGTATTTCTTATAAAATGGCTTGAATTAATTAAAATTGGGAAAAATAACAGAACATGCAATTACATAAGATTAGATAATACTTGCTAAAAGGAGGATGGAAATGACTATACTAATCGAATCTATTAAAGAAATGAAGGGGTTTCAGCTTCATATCGTCAAAACCGATAAATACAAAACCAATACTTTTGTGTGGAAAATGAAAACCCCTCTTAATAAGGAAGAAATAACGCAAAGGGCATTGCTCCCTTATATTCTACAAAGTAATTCGAAAAACTTCCCTACCACAACCAAGCTCCGTTCCTATTTAGATGATTTATATGGTGCCTCTCTATATGTTGATTTAGCTAAAAAAGGGGAATACCATGTAATTAGTTTTTCATTAGAAATAGCTAACGAAAAGTTTCTATCTGATCCAACTCCGCTATTAAGGAAGGCGATTGAATTATTTTCTGAAATATTAACAAAACCAAACGTTGAGGGGACATCTTTTGAAAAAGATACAGTCGAAAAAGAAAAACGCACCCTAAAACAACGGATTCAATCGCTTTATGATGATAAAATGCGTTATTCAAGTTTCAGGCTAGTTGAAGAAATGTGTAAAGAGGAACCATATTCCTTGAACGTTCATGGACAAATGGAGGATGTTGAAAAGATTACCCCAGAAAGCCTTTACCAATATTATCAACAGGCCTTTTCTGAAGATGAAATGGACTTTTATGTGATTGGTGACGTAGTGGAGCAAGAAGTTCAAACGATAGTAGATGAACTTCTTCAATTTGCCCCTCGCACTCCCAAAAAAATGAATGAAAAGATAAGTCCAAAAGTGGTGCAGGAAAAAGAAGTGAAGGAAGAACAAGATATCAAACAAGGTAAGCTTAATATAGGATACCGCACCCATGTCATTTATGGAGACCCTGATTATTTTGCCCTTCAAGTATTTAATGGCATCTACGGCGGATTCTCACATTCCAAGCTTTTTATCAATGTCCGTGAAAAGGCAAGTTTAGCATATTATGCAGCAAGTAGGCTGGAAAGCCATAAGGGTTTGATGATGGTCATGTCCGGCATCGATAATAAAAATTACGATCAAGCAATTTCCATCATAAAAGAACAAATGCAGGCGATGAAAAATGGCGATTTTACCGATGCTGAGCTTGAACAAACAAAAGCAGTCATCAAAAATCAGCTGCTAGAAACCATCGATACATCTAGAGGCATTGTTGAAGTGTTATACCATAATGTTGTTTCGAAAACCAATATCAAACTTGATCAATGGTTGGAAGATATGGATCGAACTACGAGAGAAGAAATCGTCAAAGTAGCAGCAAAAGTAGAGTTAGATACGATTTATTTTCTAACAGGAACGGAGGCGGGTAAATAATGAATAAAATAACCTTCGACCAACTTCAGGAAGAACTTTATTTCAAGAAAATGGACAATGGATTACAAGTATATATTTTACCGAAAAAAGGGTTCAATAAAACATTTGCTACTTTTACAACAAAATACGGTTCGATCGATGATCATTTTGTCCCGCTCGGAAAGACTGAGTATGCCAGGGTACCAGATGGTATTGCTCATTTCTTGGAACATAAGTTGTTTGAAAAAGAAGATGGCGACGTCTTTCAGCAATTTAGTCGACAGGGCGCTTCAGCTAATGCGTTTACTTCGTTTACACGAACAGCTTATTTATTTTCTAGCACATCCGATGTGGAACGAAATTTAGAAACACTGATTGATTTCGTTCAAGATCCCTATTTTACCGAAAAGACGGTCGAAAAAGAAAAAGGAATTATTGGCCAGGAAATAACTATGTATGATGACAATCCTGATTGGCGTCTTTATTTCGGATTAATTGAAAATATGTATCACAATCATCCTGTAAAAATTGATATTGCAGGGACGATAAAGTCGATTGCTGACATCACCAAGGATTTATTGTACGAATGTTACAATACGTTCTATCATCCAAGTAACATGTTATTGTTTATAGTAGGACCAGTAAATCCAGAGGAAATGATGAAACAGATAACCGAAAACCAGGCGAAAAAGGACTATCATGCCCAATCTGAAATAAAGCGAAAAATTGATGAGGAGCCTGTTTCAGTAGCGGAAAAACATAAAGTTTTAAAAATGAATGTGCAAACCTCAAAATGCCTTGTTGGCATAAAGGCACTTAATAACAGGCTTTCAGGTGAGCAAATGTTAAAACATGAATTAACGATTAATGTCCTTTTAGATCTTTTGTTTGGTAAAAGCTCTGAGAACTATAATAGTCTTTATAGTGAAGGTTTAATCGACGAAACTTTTTCATTTGATTATACTTTGGAAAACGGATTTGGCTTTGCGATGGTTGGTGGAGATACAAGTGACCCGGATAAACTCGCAGAAACAATTAAGGCGATGTTCTTTAAGTCCCAAAAAGGCGGAACATTTTCAGAGGAAGCGCTAAACCGAGCAGTTAAGAAAAAAATTGGTTCCTTTTTAAGAGCAGTTAATTCGCCTGAGTATATTGCAAACCAATTTACGAGATATGCTTTTAATGAAATGGATTTATTCGCGGTTGTGCCTACCTTGGAAAAAATCACGCTAGAGGATGTTGAGAAAGAGGCGACAGAATTAATTGCCGAAGAGCGGTTTACAGTATGTCAAGTGGTTCCGAAGTCTAATTAACCAAGAAGGCGCCTGAGTAATCGGCGCTTTTTTACCTATAGAAATAGTAATGTTTCATGGAGGAGAAATATATG of the Bacillus sp. 1NLA3E genome contains:
- a CDS encoding ABC transporter permease yields the protein MWTIIQQIFPYAIIFTVPLLITALGGLFSERSGIVNIGLEGLMVIGAFASSLTVYYLQDTWPNSSSVLWIGLLAAMVAGVLFSLLHAFASINLSADQVISGTAINLIASALTIFLARNITGSGNIPITNGFSPMNIPFLSKIPVLGNLFFTKTYPTTWVILLILFLSSFILYKTKFGLRLRSCGEYPQAAEAAGVNVRFIRYCGVLISGAFAGLGGALIILTYAGEFTGTVSGLGFLALASLIFGQWRPFGVLGATFFFGFASTIANVSQVIPELAVIPPIILKTFPYVVTLIALVIFSKSSQAPKAAGEPFDSSKR
- the yfmF gene encoding EF-P 5-aminopentanol modification-associated protein YfmF, with the protein product MTILIESIKEMKGFQLHIVKTDKYKTNTFVWKMKTPLNKEEITQRALLPYILQSNSKNFPTTTKLRSYLDDLYGASLYVDLAKKGEYHVISFSLEIANEKFLSDPTPLLRKAIELFSEILTKPNVEGTSFEKDTVEKEKRTLKQRIQSLYDDKMRYSSFRLVEEMCKEEPYSLNVHGQMEDVEKITPESLYQYYQQAFSEDEMDFYVIGDVVEQEVQTIVDELLQFAPRTPKKMNEKISPKVVQEKEVKEEQDIKQGKLNIGYRTHVIYGDPDYFALQVFNGIYGGFSHSKLFINVREKASLAYYAASRLESHKGLMMVMSGIDNKNYDQAISIIKEQMQAMKNGDFTDAELEQTKAVIKNQLLETIDTSRGIVEVLYHNVVSKTNIKLDQWLEDMDRTTREEIVKVAAKVELDTIYFLTGTEAGK
- the yfmH gene encoding EF-P 5-aminopentanol modification-associated protein YfmH, translated to MNKITFDQLQEELYFKKMDNGLQVYILPKKGFNKTFATFTTKYGSIDDHFVPLGKTEYARVPDGIAHFLEHKLFEKEDGDVFQQFSRQGASANAFTSFTRTAYLFSSTSDVERNLETLIDFVQDPYFTEKTVEKEKGIIGQEITMYDDNPDWRLYFGLIENMYHNHPVKIDIAGTIKSIADITKDLLYECYNTFYHPSNMLLFIVGPVNPEEMMKQITENQAKKDYHAQSEIKRKIDEEPVSVAEKHKVLKMNVQTSKCLVGIKALNNRLSGEQMLKHELTINVLLDLLFGKSSENYNSLYSEGLIDETFSFDYTLENGFGFAMVGGDTSDPDKLAETIKAMFFKSQKGGTFSEEALNRAVKKKIGSFLRAVNSPEYIANQFTRYAFNEMDLFAVVPTLEKITLEDVEKEATELIAEERFTVCQVVPKSN